A region from the Prevotella melaninogenica genome encodes:
- the pdxT gene encoding pyridoxal 5'-phosphate synthase glutaminase subunit PdxT translates to MKIAILALQGAFLEHEMMLNKLGVDCFEVRQLEDWQQEKDGLIIPGGESTTQGKLLRELGLLEPIREAIETGLPVFGTCAGLILLAREVEGNSPSAPVPPRLGTMNMTAARNAYGRQLGSFHTEAPFKGIEGDIPMTFIRAPYIKEAAGEVEILSEVDGHIVAARQGNQLVTAFHPELDSDTRVHEYFLEMVRGR, encoded by the coding sequence ATGAAAATTGCCATTCTTGCCCTGCAGGGAGCGTTCTTAGAGCATGAGATGATGCTCAATAAGTTGGGTGTTGATTGCTTTGAGGTGCGCCAATTGGAGGATTGGCAGCAGGAGAAAGATGGATTGATTATTCCGGGTGGTGAGAGTACTACACAAGGAAAACTCCTTCGTGAACTTGGACTGCTTGAACCCATTCGTGAAGCCATCGAAACTGGGTTGCCAGTCTTTGGTACTTGTGCTGGCTTGATACTCCTTGCTCGAGAAGTAGAGGGCAATAGTCCGTCTGCGCCTGTTCCTCCCCGATTGGGCACGATGAATATGACAGCAGCTCGTAACGCCTACGGTCGTCAGTTGGGTAGTTTCCATACGGAGGCTCCTTTTAAGGGGATTGAAGGAGATATTCCAATGACTTTCATCCGTGCACCTTACATAAAGGAAGCGGCTGGAGAGGTAGAAATACTCTCAGAAGTTGATGGTCATATCGTAGCTGCTCGCCAAGGAAACCAGCTTGTTACTGCTTTTCATCCAGAATTGGATAGTGATACGCGTGTACATGAATACTTTTTGGAAATGGTAAGGGGTAGATGA
- a CDS encoding NAD(P)-dependent alcohol dehydrogenase, whose translation MKAFAMLGIGKAGWIEKDRPVCGPMDAIVRPLAVAPCTSDVHTVWEGAIGERKDMILGHEATGEIVEVGSMVKDFKPGDRVLVPAITPDWNSLEAQAGYSMHSNGMLAGWKFSNFKDGVFAEYFHVNDADGNLALIPEGLDPVDAVMLSDMVPTGFHGVELADVKFGDEVLVIGIGPVGLMAVAGAALAGASYVYAVGSRKVCADAARKYGANEIIDYHNGPIAEQVMKLTKGRGVDRIVIAGGTVDTFAEAVTVLKPGGTIGNVNYLGSGETINIPRVEWGVGMGHKTIRGGLMPGGRLRMEKLAKLVTSGRLNLSHLVTHRFNGFDHMEESLTLMKDKPRDLIKPVVVIDDKLY comes from the coding sequence ATGAAAGCATTTGCAATGTTAGGAATCGGAAAAGCGGGTTGGATAGAGAAAGACCGACCAGTATGTGGACCTATGGATGCTATCGTTAGACCATTGGCGGTTGCTCCCTGTACCTCTGACGTACATACAGTTTGGGAAGGAGCTATCGGAGAGAGGAAAGACATGATTCTCGGACACGAAGCAACTGGCGAGATTGTTGAAGTAGGCTCAATGGTAAAGGACTTCAAACCGGGAGACAGGGTACTTGTTCCTGCTATCACACCCGACTGGAATTCATTAGAAGCACAAGCTGGCTACTCCATGCATTCAAATGGCATGTTAGCTGGCTGGAAGTTCTCTAACTTCAAGGATGGTGTGTTTGCCGAATACTTCCATGTCAATGATGCCGATGGCAATTTAGCTCTAATTCCAGAGGGGCTCGACCCAGTTGATGCTGTTATGCTATCTGATATGGTACCCACTGGCTTCCATGGTGTAGAACTTGCCGACGTAAAGTTTGGAGATGAAGTCCTCGTTATTGGTATTGGACCAGTTGGTCTGATGGCTGTTGCAGGCGCAGCGCTTGCAGGTGCTTCCTATGTCTATGCCGTCGGCAGCAGAAAGGTTTGTGCTGATGCTGCACGTAAGTATGGAGCGAATGAAATTATTGACTACCACAATGGTCCTATTGCCGAACAGGTAATGAAACTGACTAAGGGACGTGGTGTTGACCGTATCGTCATTGCAGGCGGAACAGTTGACACCTTTGCTGAGGCTGTCACAGTTCTGAAACCCGGTGGGACCATCGGAAATGTAAACTATCTCGGTTCTGGCGAAACTATTAATATTCCTCGCGTTGAATGGGGAGTAGGTATGGGACACAAGACTATTAGAGGCGGATTGATGCCGGGTGGTCGTCTTCGCATGGAAAAGCTCGCCAAATTAGTTACATCAGGTAGATTAAACCTATCACATCTCGTAACTCATCGCTTCAATGGCTTTGATCACATGGAGGAATCACTCACCCTTATGAAAGACAAACCACGCGACCTCATCAAGCCGGTTGTAGTGATTGATGATAAATTATATTAA
- the pdxS gene encoding pyridoxal 5'-phosphate synthase lyase subunit PdxS yields the protein MTNRQELNRNLAQMLKGGVIMDVTTPEQARIAEAAGACAVMALERIPADIRAAGGVSRMSDPKMIKGIQEAVTIPVMAKCRIGHIAEAQILQAIEIDYIDESEVLSPADNIYHIDKTQFEVPFVCGARNLSEALRRIAEGATMIRTKGEPGTGDVVQAVSHMRLMQSQIRELVSKREDELFEAAKQLQAPYELVKYVHENGKLPVVNFAAGGVATPADAALMMQLGAEGVFVGSGIFKSGDPAKRAAAIVKAVTNYNNPKELAALSEDLGEAMVGINEHEIEVLMAERGQ from the coding sequence ATGACAAATAGACAAGAACTAAACCGCAACCTCGCTCAGATGTTGAAGGGCGGTGTAATCATGGACGTAACAACACCAGAGCAGGCTCGTATCGCTGAGGCTGCAGGTGCTTGTGCAGTAATGGCATTGGAGCGTATCCCAGCTGATATTCGTGCAGCTGGTGGTGTTTCACGTATGAGTGACCCTAAGATGATCAAGGGTATTCAGGAGGCTGTGACCATCCCTGTGATGGCAAAGTGCCGTATTGGTCATATCGCTGAGGCGCAGATTCTGCAGGCAATAGAGATTGATTACATCGATGAGAGCGAGGTTCTTTCTCCAGCTGATAATATCTATCATATTGATAAGACACAGTTTGAAGTACCATTCGTATGCGGTGCACGCAACTTGAGCGAGGCTTTACGTCGTATCGCTGAGGGTGCAACAATGATTCGTACAAAGGGTGAGCCGGGTACGGGTGATGTTGTACAGGCTGTTAGCCACATGCGTTTGATGCAGAGTCAGATTCGCGAACTCGTTAGCAAGCGTGAGGACGAACTCTTCGAGGCGGCTAAGCAGTTGCAGGCTCCATACGAACTCGTGAAGTATGTACATGAGAATGGTAAACTTCCTGTAGTAAATTTTGCTGCTGGTGGTGTGGCTACTCCTGCCGATGCTGCGTTAATGATGCAACTCGGTGCTGAGGGTGTCTTCGTTGGTTCTGGTATCTTCAAGAGTGGTGATCCTGCTAAGCGTGCTGCAGCTATCGTTAAGGCGGTTACAAACTATAATAATCCTAAGGAGTTGGCAGCGTTATCAGAAGACTTGGGTGAGGCTATGGTTGGTATCAACGAGCACGAGATTGAGGTGCTCATGGCTGAGCGCGGACAATGA
- a CDS encoding HIT family protein has protein sequence MTIFSKIAAGEIPSYKCAENDQFYAFLDIDPVTKGHTLVIPRKEVDYIFDMEDEELAAFEVFAKKVACAIKNVFPCKKVAQVVLGLEVNHAHIHLLPMNSEADVDFKHHVQVEAEEQKEIAAKIFKTFQELE, from the coding sequence ATGACTATATTCAGTAAGATTGCAGCGGGTGAGATTCCCAGCTACAAGTGTGCAGAGAACGATCAGTTTTATGCTTTTCTCGACATTGACCCAGTAACAAAGGGACATACACTTGTCATTCCTCGTAAGGAGGTTGACTACATCTTTGATATGGAGGATGAAGAGCTTGCTGCTTTTGAGGTTTTTGCAAAGAAGGTTGCATGTGCTATAAAGAATGTCTTCCCATGTAAAAAGGTGGCACAAGTGGTTTTAGGACTCGAAGTAAATCACGCACATATCCACCTCTTGCCAATGAACAGCGAGGCTGATGTTGACTTTAAGCATCACGTACAGGTTGAGGCTGAGGAACAGAAGGAGATTGCTGCAAAGATTTTCAAGACTTTCCAAGAATTGGAATAA
- the greA gene encoding transcription elongation factor GreA translates to MAYMSQEGYDKLVADLQYLESVERPKASAAIAEAADKGDLSENSEYDAAKEAQRHLEARIAEMKMTVAQAKIVDVSRLSTDVVQIMSTVEMTNVKTNAKMKYTIVSETEANLKQNKISIKTPIAQGLLNKKVGDEVEITIPRGTITLRIDKISIDA, encoded by the coding sequence ATGGCTTATATGTCACAGGAAGGTTACGACAAGCTCGTAGCCGATTTGCAGTATTTAGAATCTGTTGAGCGTCCAAAGGCTTCAGCTGCAATTGCTGAGGCTGCCGATAAGGGCGACTTGAGTGAGAATTCGGAATATGATGCTGCTAAGGAGGCACAGCGTCATCTTGAAGCACGTATAGCTGAGATGAAGATGACCGTGGCACAGGCAAAGATTGTTGATGTGTCACGCTTGAGCACAGATGTTGTACAGATTATGTCTACCGTTGAGATGACAAATGTAAAGACTAATGCTAAAATGAAGTACACGATTGTCAGTGAAACGGAGGCTAACTTGAAGCAGAATAAGATTTCAATTAAGACCCCTATTGCACAGGGCTTATTGAATAAAAAGGTGGGCGACGAGGTTGAGATTACGATCCCTCGTGGTACTATCACACTGCGCATTGACAAGATTTCTATTGATGCATAA